The Collimonas sp. PA-H2 genome contains a region encoding:
- the dapC gene encoding succinyldiaminopimelate transaminase has protein sequence MNPLLDRLQPYPFEKLRALFAGVTPNSAYQPISLGIGEPKHPTPKFIQQALTDNLSGLASYPSTIGAEPLRAAIAGWLERRYGLPTLDPATQILPVNGSREALFALAQTVVDPSQRDALVMCPNPFYQIYEGAAYLSGAQPYFVNSDPSRNFAPDYRSVPDDVWPRVKLLYLCSPGNPTGAVLSLEDWKELFALSDRHGFVIAADECYSEIYFKPEAPLGGLQAANILGRTGYPRLIAFSSLSKRSNVPGMRSGFVAGDAAILKKFLLYRTYHGGAMSPPVQAASVAAWNDETHVVENRAKYMAKFQQVTPVLQTVLDVALPDAGFYLWAKVGNKENKLATISDTDFAKRLYAEYNVTVLPGSYLARDAHGSNPGRQRIRMALVAEVDECLEAAQRIAAFCRSL, from the coding sequence GTGAATCCATTACTAGACCGGTTGCAACCGTATCCGTTTGAAAAACTGCGCGCGCTGTTCGCCGGTGTCACGCCTAACTCCGCGTACCAGCCCATCAGCCTGGGCATTGGCGAACCCAAGCACCCGACCCCGAAATTCATCCAGCAAGCGCTGACCGACAACCTGAGCGGCCTGGCCAGCTATCCGAGCACCATAGGCGCCGAACCCCTGCGGGCAGCGATCGCCGGCTGGCTGGAGCGCCGCTATGGCTTGCCGACGCTGGATCCGGCGACCCAGATCCTGCCGGTCAACGGTTCGCGCGAAGCGCTGTTTGCCCTGGCGCAGACGGTGGTTGATCCGTCGCAACGGGATGCGCTGGTGATGTGCCCAAATCCCTTCTATCAAATTTACGAAGGCGCTGCCTATCTGTCCGGCGCGCAGCCGTATTTTGTCAATTCCGATCCGAGCCGCAATTTCGCCCCGGATTACCGCAGCGTGCCGGACGATGTCTGGCCGCGCGTCAAGCTGCTTTACCTGTGCTCGCCCGGCAATCCGACCGGCGCCGTGCTGTCGCTGGAAGACTGGAAGGAATTGTTTGCGCTGTCGGACCGCCACGGCTTCGTGATTGCCGCCGACGAATGCTATTCCGAGATTTATTTCAAGCCGGAAGCGCCGCTGGGCGGCCTGCAAGCCGCCAATATTCTGGGCCGTACCGGTTATCCGCGCCTGATTGCTTTTTCCAGCCTGTCCAAGCGTTCGAATGTGCCTGGCATGCGTTCCGGCTTTGTCGCCGGCGATGCCGCCATCCTGAAGAAATTCCTGCTGTATCGTACCTATCACGGCGGCGCCATGAGCCCGCCAGTGCAAGCGGCTTCGGTCGCCGCCTGGAACGACGAAACCCACGTCGTCGAAAACCGCGCCAAATACATGGCTAAATTTCAACAAGTCACGCCTGTACTGCAAACCGTACTGGACGTGGCGCTGCCGGATGCCGGCTTTTACCTCTGGGCCAAGGTAGGCAACAAGGAAAATAAGTTGGCAACAATCTCCGACACCGACTTCGCCAAGCGGCTATATGCCGAATATAATGTAACGGTATTGCCCGGCAGTTATCTGGCGCGCGACGCCCATGGCAGCAATCCGGGCCGGCAACGGATACGCATGGCGCTGGTGGCGGAAGTCGATGAATGCCTGGAAGCGGCGCAGCGCATTGCGGCATTTTGCCGTAGCCTTTAG
- the dapD gene encoding 2,3,4,5-tetrahydropyridine-2,6-dicarboxylate N-succinyltransferase, with protein MTQSLQAFIDQAWEQRTEFSPKTAPADVRAAVAKVIAELNQGSLRVAEKIDGNWVVNQWIKKAVLLSFRLEDNLPMPAGENMQFYDKVPTKFANYTAEDFAKGGFRVVPPAVARHGSFIGKNVVLMPSYVNIGAYVDEGTMVDTWATVGSCAQIGKNVHLSGGVGIGGVLEPMQANPTIIEDNCFIGARSEIVEGVIVEENSVISMGVYIGQSTKIYDRATGEVTYGRIPSGSVVVSGSLPSADGKYSLYCAVIVKRVDAKTRAKTGINELLREA; from the coding sequence ATGACTCAATCTCTGCAAGCATTTATCGATCAAGCCTGGGAACAGCGCACCGAATTTTCCCCGAAGACCGCCCCCGCCGATGTCCGCGCAGCGGTCGCCAAGGTGATCGCCGAACTGAACCAGGGCAGCCTGCGCGTGGCCGAGAAAATCGACGGCAACTGGGTCGTCAATCAATGGATCAAGAAGGCTGTGCTGCTGTCGTTCCGCCTGGAAGACAACCTGCCGATGCCGGCTGGCGAGAACATGCAGTTCTACGACAAGGTGCCGACCAAGTTCGCCAACTACACCGCTGAAGATTTCGCCAAGGGCGGTTTCCGCGTGGTGCCGCCGGCGGTGGCGCGCCACGGCAGCTTCATCGGCAAGAACGTGGTGCTGATGCCTTCCTACGTCAACATCGGCGCCTATGTCGATGAAGGCACCATGGTCGACACCTGGGCCACCGTCGGCTCCTGCGCGCAGATCGGCAAGAACGTCCACCTGTCCGGCGGCGTCGGCATCGGCGGCGTGCTGGAACCTATGCAAGCAAACCCGACCATCATCGAAGACAACTGTTTCATCGGCGCCCGCTCGGAAATCGTCGAAGGCGTGATCGTTGAAGAAAACTCGGTGATCTCGATGGGCGTCTACATCGGCCAGTCGACCAAGATCTATGACCGTGCTACCGGCGAAGTCACCTATGGCCGCATCCCGTCCGGTTCGGTCGTGGTCTCAGGCAGTCTGCCTTCGGCCGACGGCAAGTACAGCCTGTACTGCGCGGTCATCGTCAAGCGCGTCGACGCCAAGACCCGCGCCAAGACCGGCATCAACGAGCTGCTGCGCGAAGCTTAA
- a CDS encoding PilT/PilU family type 4a pilus ATPase produces the protein MAMDRLFRLMREKEASDMFLAPGSPIHLKIKGQMVPVNQQNMDDNTILLLLKEVLPAERLQELERNNELNLGVPIAGVGSFRFSAFRQRGSISAVIRYIPIDIPAFEELRLPPALLDLIGRKRGLLLIVGSTGSGKSTTIASMLDYRNKTQAGHILTLEDPIEFLFQNHRSIVNQREIGSDTTDLNGALKNALRQAPDCILIGEIRDKATMSAALAYAQSGHLVVSTLHANNTYRALNRVISFYPMENRPALLEDLASTLAAIVSQRLVRTIDGERTPAVEIMLNTRHVSELIEEDNISQIKEAMEKSLAPGSQTFEQALMQLIEDGVITQDEALEHADSPSNLYWLINNHTPSSKKNLAPIAPEPERVEGATFTEFTLDL, from the coding sequence ATGGCAATGGATCGCTTGTTTCGTCTGATGCGGGAGAAGGAAGCATCGGACATGTTCCTGGCGCCGGGCTCGCCGATTCATCTCAAGATCAAGGGCCAGATGGTCCCGGTCAATCAGCAGAACATGGATGACAACACCATCCTGCTGCTGCTGAAAGAAGTGCTGCCCGCCGAACGATTGCAAGAGCTGGAGCGTAACAATGAATTGAACCTAGGCGTTCCGATCGCCGGCGTCGGCAGTTTCCGCTTCTCGGCATTCCGTCAGCGCGGCAGCATTTCGGCCGTGATCCGCTATATTCCGATCGACATCCCTGCATTCGAAGAGCTGCGCCTGCCGCCGGCGCTGCTCGACCTGATCGGCCGCAAACGCGGCCTGCTGCTGATTGTCGGCTCCACCGGTTCCGGCAAGTCGACCACCATCGCCTCAATGCTGGACTATCGCAACAAGACCCAGGCGGGCCATATCCTGACCCTGGAAGATCCGATCGAATTCCTGTTCCAGAACCATCGCTCCATCGTCAACCAGCGCGAAATCGGCAGCGACACCACCGATCTCAACGGCGCCCTGAAAAACGCCTTGCGGCAGGCGCCGGACTGCATCCTGATCGGCGAAATCCGCGACAAGGCGACCATGTCGGCCGCCCTCGCCTATGCCCAGTCCGGTCACCTGGTGGTGTCGACGCTGCACGCCAACAATACCTACCGCGCGCTGAACCGCGTGATCAGTTTCTATCCGATGGAAAACCGTCCGGCGCTGCTGGAAGACTTGGCTTCGACCCTGGCGGCGATCGTTTCGCAACGCCTGGTCCGGACTATCGACGGCGAACGCACGCCGGCGGTGGAGATCATGCTCAACACGCGCCACGTTTCCGAACTGATCGAGGAAGACAACATCAGCCAGATCAAGGAAGCCATGGAAAAGAGCCTGGCGCCGGGTTCGCAGACTTTCGAGCAGGCGCTGATGCAACTGATCGAGGACGGCGTCATCACCCAGGACGAAGCGCTGGAGCATGCCGATTCGCCAAGCAATCTGTACTGGCTGATCAACAATCACACGCCGAGTTCGAAGAAAAACCTGGCGCCGATTGCTCCGGAACCGGAACGCGTCGAAGGCGCGACCTTCACCGAATTTACCTTGGACCTGTAA
- a CDS encoding ArsC family reductase has translation MAITLYGIPNCDTVKKARTWLEDQEIAYTFHNFKKDGVSAELITTWLADIPWDTLVNRKGTTWRGLSEQRRNGITDGISATPLMMELPSIIKRPVLYTGKQAYVGFSDALYQEIFSQ, from the coding sequence ATGGCAATTACTCTTTACGGCATTCCCAACTGCGACACGGTCAAGAAAGCCCGCACCTGGCTGGAAGACCAGGAAATCGCCTACACGTTTCACAATTTCAAGAAAGACGGCGTCAGCGCCGAGCTGATCACCACCTGGCTGGCGGACATTCCCTGGGATACGCTGGTCAACCGCAAGGGCACGACCTGGCGCGGTTTGTCCGAACAACGGCGCAACGGCATCACCGACGGCATCAGCGCCACGCCCTTGATGATGGAGCTGCCGTCCATCATCAAGCGCCCGGTGCTATACACAGGCAAACAAGCCTATGTCGGTTTTTCGGATGCGCTGTACCAGGAAATCTTCAGCCAGTAA
- the dapE gene encoding succinyl-diaminopimelate desuccinylase: protein MNKHSKTLALAEQLIALSSVTPQDKGCQALLIELLAPLGFACETIQSGDVTNLWARKGTERPLLVFAGHTDVVPTGPREQWQSDPFLPSHRDGKLYGRGAADMKTSIAAMVVAVEEFAQARPDHSGSIAFLITSDEEGPATDGTVVVCDKLKARGEQLDYCIVGEPTSSSTLGDMIKNGRRGTMSGKLTVKGVQGHIAYPQLAKNPIHLAAPALAELAAEKWDEANEYYLPTSWQMSNIHGGTGASNVIPGEVVIDFNFRFSTASTVEGLQQRVHAILDKHGLEYTLAWTVGGRPFLTPRGTLSDAIAAAIKTETGINTELSTTGGTSDGRFIAQICPQVIEFGPPNASIHKIDEHVEVQFIDPLKNIYRRTLESLLPAAG, encoded by the coding sequence ATGAACAAGCACAGCAAAACCCTGGCACTGGCCGAACAACTGATCGCCCTCTCCTCCGTCACGCCGCAGGACAAGGGCTGCCAGGCGCTCCTGATCGAATTGCTGGCGCCGCTCGGCTTCGCCTGCGAAACCATCCAGTCCGGCGACGTCACCAACCTGTGGGCGCGCAAGGGCACGGAACGGCCGCTGCTGGTGTTTGCCGGCCATACCGACGTGGTCCCTACCGGGCCGCGCGAGCAATGGCAATCCGATCCTTTCCTGCCCAGCCATCGCGACGGCAAGCTGTACGGCCGCGGCGCCGCCGACATGAAGACCTCGATCGCGGCGATGGTGGTGGCGGTGGAAGAGTTCGCCCAGGCCCGTCCTGACCATAGCGGCTCGATCGCCTTCCTCATCACCAGCGATGAAGAAGGTCCGGCCACCGACGGCACCGTGGTGGTGTGCGACAAGCTCAAGGCGCGCGGCGAACAGCTGGATTACTGCATCGTCGGCGAGCCCACCTCCAGCTCGACTTTGGGCGACATGATCAAGAACGGCCGCCGCGGCACCATGTCCGGCAAGCTGACCGTCAAAGGCGTGCAGGGGCACATCGCCTATCCGCAGCTGGCGAAAAACCCTATCCACCTGGCCGCCCCGGCGCTGGCCGAACTGGCGGCGGAAAAATGGGACGAGGCCAATGAATACTATCTGCCGACCTCTTGGCAAATGTCCAACATCCACGGCGGCACCGGCGCTTCCAACGTGATTCCCGGCGAAGTGGTGATCGATTTCAATTTCCGTTTTTCCACCGCCAGCACGGTCGAAGGCTTGCAGCAGCGGGTCCATGCCATCCTCGACAAGCACGGCCTGGAATACACGCTGGCCTGGACCGTCGGCGGCCGGCCGTTCCTGACGCCGCGCGGCACGCTGAGCGACGCTATCGCCGCCGCCATCAAGACGGAAACCGGCATCAACACCGAACTGTCGACCACCGGCGGCACCTCCGACGGCCGCTTCATTGCGCAGATCTGTCCGCAGGTGATCGAATTCGGCCCGCCTAACGCCAGCATCCACAAGATCGACGAACACGTTGAAGTCCAGTTCATCGATCCGCTGAAAAACATTTACCGGCGTACCTTGGAAAGCCTGCTGCCCGCAGCCGGCTAA
- a CDS encoding methyltransferase regulatory domain-containing protein, with amino-acid sequence MAGSSKDIVEQAYDATPYTSHPFKATAPEHLAAVATLFNLKPPRTENARVLELGCASGGNLIPHAQQHPGGHYVGVDLSKVQIDAGQQRLSALGLKNISLHHMSISDISPALGQFDYIVCHGVYSWVPPQVQDEILRVCAENLAADGVAVVSYNTYPGWKFKEVVREAMLFRGKDHDNPADKLAHARGMFNFMHEMSGKGSVLNQVLEQHSATFSGQFDDYYLLHEYLEPYNLPCYLNEFVARARQYKLSYLADAEQQSMFVGNLGSQVAEPLLRECGNDQVVLEQYMDFLRNRQFRHTLLVHAQQQSRIRYQLDPAVLLQLHYACAVDSGTAAITQDDAEQAMALGGQQLVIRGKVSKFALQILGERFPATMHLPELVEAVRQRLQQRQDNDTGVIVSLMEALVIRGAVEYRVQALEAAPSLDEKPLALASACADLALVPGGDTASATNLWHQRVALNIVEQLLLPKLDGNHTQEQLIEHILQQEQQQMLEFKHKDGQRVSDPQALRTEAAEHVGNALRTLRYNGMLIKSR; translated from the coding sequence ATGGCTGGCAGCAGCAAGGACATCGTCGAACAAGCCTACGACGCCACGCCATACACCTCGCATCCGTTCAAAGCCACCGCGCCGGAACATCTGGCGGCGGTCGCCACCCTGTTCAACCTGAAGCCGCCGCGCACCGAGAATGCGCGCGTGCTGGAGCTGGGCTGTGCTTCCGGCGGCAACCTGATTCCGCATGCGCAACAGCATCCCGGCGGCCACTATGTCGGGGTCGACCTGTCCAAGGTGCAGATCGATGCCGGACAGCAGCGGCTGTCCGCGCTCGGCCTGAAAAATATCAGCCTGCACCACATGAGCATCAGCGACATCAGCCCGGCGCTGGGGCAGTTCGACTACATCGTTTGCCACGGCGTGTACAGCTGGGTGCCGCCGCAGGTGCAAGATGAAATCCTGCGCGTCTGCGCGGAAAACCTGGCGGCCGACGGCGTCGCCGTGGTCAGCTACAACACCTATCCCGGCTGGAAATTCAAGGAAGTGGTGCGGGAAGCCATGCTATTCCGCGGCAAGGACCATGACAATCCGGCCGACAAGCTGGCGCATGCGCGCGGCATGTTCAATTTCATGCATGAGATGTCGGGCAAGGGCAGCGTGCTGAACCAGGTGCTGGAGCAGCACAGCGCCACATTCAGCGGCCAGTTCGACGATTATTATCTGCTGCACGAATATCTGGAGCCCTACAACCTGCCCTGCTACCTGAACGAGTTCGTGGCGCGGGCGCGCCAGTACAAGCTGAGCTATCTGGCCGATGCCGAGCAACAGTCGATGTTCGTCGGCAATCTCGGCAGCCAGGTCGCCGAACCCTTGCTGCGTGAATGCGGCAATGACCAGGTGGTGCTGGAACAGTACATGGATTTCCTGCGCAACCGCCAGTTCCGCCACACCTTGCTGGTGCACGCGCAACAACAAAGCCGGATACGCTATCAGCTCGACCCGGCCGTGCTGCTGCAACTGCATTATGCTTGTGCGGTCGACAGCGGCACGGCCGCGATCACGCAGGACGATGCAGAGCAGGCCATGGCGCTCGGCGGCCAGCAACTGGTCATCCGCGGCAAGGTCAGCAAGTTCGCCCTGCAGATACTAGGAGAACGCTTTCCAGCCACCATGCATTTGCCCGAGCTGGTCGAGGCGGTCCGGCAACGCCTGCAACAGCGCCAGGACAACGATACCGGCGTCATCGTCAGTTTGATGGAAGCGCTGGTGATCCGCGGCGCCGTCGAATACCGCGTGCAAGCCCTGGAAGCCGCCCCCAGCCTGGACGAAAAGCCGCTCGCCCTGGCATCCGCCTGCGCAGATCTGGCGCTTGTCCCCGGTGGCGACACCGCCAGCGCCACCAATCTCTGGCACCAGCGGGTAGCGCTGAACATAGTCGAACAATTATTGCTGCCCAAGCTGGATGGAAACCATACCCAAGAGCAACTAATCGAACATATCCTGCAGCAAGAGCAACAACAGATGCTCGAATTCAAGCACAAGGACGGCCAGCGCGTCAGCGATCCGCAAGCGCTGCGCACAGAAGCGGCGGAACATGTCGGCAATGCCTTGCGTACTCTCAGATATAATGGGATGTTGATCAAATCTCGATAA
- the prmB gene encoding 50S ribosomal protein L3 N(5)-glutamine methyltransferase, whose protein sequence is MTPQSFTTIRDLLRYAVTRFNTVGLFFGHGSSNALDEAAYLILHTLKLPLDKIEPFFDARLLPHEIEAVLQVIEKRSVDRLPAAYITNEAWLGDYRFYVDQRVIVPRSFIAELIPDHFSPWLQEPSAVSNILELCTGSGCLPIMLADAFPEAHVDTADISADALAVARRNVDDYELQDRITLIESDLYSKVPAKKYDLIVTNPPYVNSGSMGKLPQEYLREPQIALAGGSDGMDLVRQIVAGAKQRLTANGILVVEIGNERAFAEAAFPDLEMTWVSTSAGDDMVFLLTADQLP, encoded by the coding sequence ATGACTCCACAATCCTTTACCACCATCCGTGACCTGCTGCGCTATGCAGTGACCCGTTTCAATACCGTCGGCCTGTTTTTCGGCCATGGCAGCAGCAATGCGCTGGATGAAGCGGCCTACCTGATCCTGCATACGCTGAAGCTGCCGCTGGACAAGATCGAACCGTTCTTCGATGCGCGCCTGCTGCCGCATGAAATAGAAGCCGTGCTGCAAGTCATCGAAAAACGCAGCGTCGACCGCCTGCCGGCCGCCTACATCACCAACGAGGCCTGGCTGGGCGATTACCGGTTTTATGTCGACCAGCGCGTGATCGTGCCGCGTTCCTTCATCGCCGAACTGATCCCCGACCATTTCTCGCCGTGGCTGCAAGAACCGTCGGCGGTCAGCAACATCTTGGAACTGTGCACCGGCTCCGGCTGCCTGCCGATCATGCTGGCCGATGCTTTCCCTGAAGCCCATGTCGACACCGCGGATATCTCGGCGGACGCCCTGGCGGTAGCGCGCCGCAACGTCGACGACTATGAACTGCAGGACCGCATTACGCTGATCGAATCCGATTTGTACAGCAAGGTACCGGCCAAGAAATACGACCTGATCGTGACCAACCCGCCATACGTGAACTCCGGTTCAATGGGCAAGCTGCCGCAGGAGTACCTGCGCGAACCGCAGATCGCCTTGGCCGGCGGCAGCGACGGCATGGACCTGGTGCGCCAGATCGTGGCCGGCGCCAAGCAGCGCCTGACCGCAAACGGCATCCTGGTGGTTGAAATCGGCAACGAACGCGCCTTCGCCGAAGCCGCCTTCCCTGATCTGGAAATGACCTGGGTCTCGACCAGCGCCGGCGACGACATGGTGTTCCTGCTGACCGCCGACCAGCTGCCGTAA
- a CDS encoding ATP-binding cassette domain-containing protein, translated as MIRFQQVSLMRGVKPLLDNVDVTLNPGDKIGLIGANGAGKSSLFGLLRGELHADLGEIDFPSKWRMAYVAQETPALDRPAIEYAIDGDVTLRRLEEELAFLESEPESTSNGILIGELYSALADADAYTVRSRAEQLLTGLGFSLSQMDQPVASFSGGWRMRLNLAQALMCPSDLLLLDEPTNHLDLDAIIWLEDWLKRYAGTLIIISHDRDFLDGVVNVIVHIDERKLKRYSGNYSSFERQRSAQLELAAGTLEKQMRQRAHLESFINRFKAQASKARQAQSRMKALAKMEELAPLRAAAEFSFEFRVPLSAPNPLLVMEDVSAGYRTESETSHDVTEKVIVAGINFSLQIGQRIGLLGVNGAGKSTFIKTIAEELKPLHGVAQFGKGLSIGYFAQHQVEMLRHDESPLWHMGKIAPTTREQELRNFLGSFNFNGPMVTSSIKPFSGGEKARLALALIVWQRPNLLLLDEPTNHLDLETREALTMALAQFEGTLVLVSHDRHLLRATTDQFIIVADGKVAPFDGDLDDYKDWLFKTKLAAKNSAADAALPKASSKAKIASAVAPAAAPVVDNADRREQKRAEAEARQKLAAQKKPIESRIKRLDEQIAKRSAQKAAVDTRLADPEIYDKEKKKELATLLTDQAFYSKELTQLEAEWLEQQEALEQLGN; from the coding sequence ATGATACGTTTTCAACAAGTTTCCCTGATGCGCGGCGTCAAGCCTTTGCTCGACAATGTCGACGTCACCCTCAACCCGGGCGACAAGATCGGCCTGATCGGCGCCAACGGCGCCGGCAAGTCCAGCCTGTTCGGGCTACTGCGCGGGGAGCTGCATGCTGACCTCGGTGAAATCGACTTCCCGTCGAAATGGCGCATGGCCTACGTCGCCCAGGAAACCCCGGCGCTGGACCGCCCTGCGATCGAATACGCGATCGACGGCGACGTCACCCTGCGCCGCCTGGAAGAAGAGCTGGCGTTCCTGGAAAGCGAGCCGGAAAGCACTTCCAACGGCATCCTGATCGGCGAGCTGTACAGCGCGCTAGCTGACGCTGATGCCTACACCGTGCGCTCGCGCGCCGAGCAGCTGCTGACCGGCCTCGGCTTTTCGCTGTCGCAGATGGACCAGCCGGTGGCCAGCTTCTCCGGCGGCTGGCGCATGCGCCTCAACCTGGCGCAGGCGCTGATGTGTCCGTCCGACCTGCTGCTGCTCGATGAACCGACCAACCACTTGGACCTGGACGCCATCATCTGGCTGGAAGACTGGCTCAAGCGCTATGCCGGCACCCTGATCATCATTTCCCATGACCGCGACTTCCTCGACGGCGTGGTGAACGTGATCGTGCATATCGACGAACGCAAGCTGAAGCGCTATTCCGGCAACTATTCCTCCTTCGAGCGCCAGCGTTCGGCGCAGCTGGAACTGGCCGCCGGCACCCTGGAAAAGCAGATGCGCCAGCGCGCCCACCTGGAATCCTTCATCAACCGCTTCAAGGCCCAAGCCAGCAAGGCTCGCCAGGCCCAGAGCCGGATGAAGGCGCTGGCAAAGATGGAAGAGCTGGCGCCGCTGCGCGCCGCCGCCGAATTCTCGTTCGAATTCCGGGTGCCGCTGAGCGCGCCGAATCCGCTGCTGGTGATGGAAGACGTCAGCGCCGGCTATCGCACGGAAAGCGAAACCAGCCACGACGTCACCGAAAAGGTGATCGTCGCCGGCATCAATTTCTCCTTGCAGATCGGCCAGCGCATCGGCCTGCTGGGCGTCAACGGCGCCGGTAAATCGACCTTCATCAAGACCATCGCGGAAGAGTTGAAGCCATTGCACGGCGTGGCCCAGTTCGGCAAAGGCTTGTCGATCGGCTACTTCGCCCAGCACCAGGTGGAAATGCTGCGGCACGACGAATCGCCGCTGTGGCACATGGGCAAGATCGCGCCGACCACGCGCGAGCAGGAATTGCGCAACTTCCTCGGCAGCTTCAATTTCAACGGCCCGATGGTGACCAGTTCGATCAAGCCATTTTCCGGCGGCGAAAAAGCGCGCCTGGCGTTGGCCCTGATCGTCTGGCAGCGCCCTAACCTGCTGCTGCTGGATGAGCCGACCAACCATCTGGATCTGGAAACCCGCGAAGCCCTGACCATGGCGCTGGCGCAGTTCGAAGGCACCCTGGTGCTGGTATCGCATGATCGCCACCTGTTGCGCGCCACCACCGACCAGTTCATCATCGTTGCCGACGGCAAGGTAGCGCCGTTCGACGGCGACCTCGACGATTACAAGGACTGGCTGTTCAAGACCAAGCTGGCCGCCAAGAACAGCGCCGCCGACGCGGCTCTGCCGAAAGCCAGCAGCAAAGCCAAGATCGCCAGCGCCGTGGCGCCGGCCGCCGCACCAGTAGTCGACAATGCCGATCGCCGCGAACAGAAACGCGCGGAAGCCGAAGCACGGCAAAAGCTGGCGGCGCAGAAGAAGCCTATCGAGTCGCGCATCAAGCGCCTGGACGAGCAGATCGCCAAGCGCAGCGCCCAGAAGGCGGCGGTCGACACCCGCCTGGCCGATCCGGAAATCTACGACAAAGAGAAGAAAAAGGAATTGGCGACGCTGCTGACCGATCAGGCGTTCTACAGCAAGGAATTGACGCAACTGGAGGCGGAATGGCTGGAACAGCAGGAAGCGCTGGAGCAACTGGGCAACTAG
- a CDS encoding Rossmann-like and DUF2520 domain-containing protein: MAGTAGSAGATGQLGADQGGAAHRPRTLNIIGCGKLGRSLGLLWQRRSGDPLAFTLLDILNRSPASTQRACDFIGAGRAALSFDDLRHADVYLIAAGDDQIAACCNALAAAGKLQPGSIVFHCSGALSSLELASASALGAAVASIHPIRSFASPQQVADSFAGTWCGSEGDAAALAILGPAFEAIGARLVAIEPGQKTLYHAAAVFASNYLVTLIDVAQQAYVAAGIAPELALKLIQPLLSESAANAFRLGPAAALTGPIARGDLATVARQLQALQQRQPQLAGLYEQFAAATTELASRKNSGKS, translated from the coding sequence ATGGCTGGAACAGCAGGAAGCGCTGGAGCAACTGGGCAACTAGGCGCGGACCAGGGCGGTGCTGCGCATCGCCCCAGAACGCTGAACATCATCGGCTGCGGCAAGCTCGGGCGCAGCCTCGGTTTGCTGTGGCAGCGTCGCAGCGGCGATCCTCTGGCTTTTACCCTACTCGACATATTGAACCGCTCCCCCGCCAGCACGCAACGGGCGTGCGATTTTATCGGCGCCGGCAGGGCGGCCTTATCCTTTGACGATCTGCGTCACGCAGACGTCTACCTGATTGCGGCCGGCGACGACCAGATCGCGGCCTGCTGCAATGCTCTTGCCGCCGCCGGCAAGCTGCAGCCTGGCAGCATCGTGTTTCATTGCAGCGGCGCCCTGTCGTCGCTCGAACTGGCCTCTGCCAGCGCGCTTGGCGCAGCCGTGGCCAGCATCCATCCGATCCGCAGTTTCGCCTCGCCGCAGCAAGTGGCCGACAGCTTTGCCGGCACCTGGTGCGGCAGCGAAGGCGATGCCGCGGCGCTGGCGATTCTCGGCCCGGCCTTCGAGGCCATCGGTGCGCGGCTGGTCGCCATTGAGCCCGGACAAAAAACCCTTTACCATGCAGCCGCCGTATTTGCGTCCAACTATCTGGTGACCCTGATCGATGTCGCCCAGCAAGCGTATGTCGCTGCCGGCATAGCGCCAGAACTGGCGCTCAAGCTGATTCAACCGCTATTATCGGAAAGCGCCGCCAACGCCTTCCGGCTCGGCCCCGCCGCCGCCCTCACCGGCCCCATCGCGCGCGGCGACCTGGCGACCGTAGCGCGGCAATTGCAAGCCTTGCAGCAGCGTCAACCGCAGCTTGCCGGCCTGTATGAGCAATTCGCCGCCGCCACTACCGAACTCGCGTCACGCAAGAATAGCGGCAAGTCTTAA